The following coding sequences lie in one Cannabis sativa cultivar Pink pepper isolate KNU-18-1 chromosome 5, ASM2916894v1, whole genome shotgun sequence genomic window:
- the LOC115716289 gene encoding MYB-like transcription factor ODO1, whose protein sequence is MGRQPCCDKLGVKKGPWTAEEDKKLINFILTNGHCCWRAVPKLAGLRRCGKSCRLRWTNYLRPDLKRGLLTEAEEQLVIDLHARLGNRWSKIASRLPGRTDNEIKNHWNTHIKKKLLKMGIDPVTHEPLIIINKDNDQLNKPSKTTIEPSQHDNNNNNKNPNNNTTTTTTTHHSQESSGSTATTEVENSSASSPAAAENSTTSSGDEESLWLLADHNNNNNSLSNDESFMNDLWINDNNIKSPPELVDHDDYTNSLMLWNNNSSINSSDDHLSCPPPPPSSCINGDILPSFEDTYCSSSWLMDCQDFGIQDFGLFDSSYFDDFELNKALNAIEMGDNLH, encoded by the exons ATGGGGAGGCAACCTTGTTGTGATAAACTTGGGGTGAAGAAAGGGCCATGGACAGCTGAGGAGGACAAGAAACTCATCAACTTCATTCTCACCAATGGCCACTGCTGCTGGCGAGCTGTCCCGAAACTAGCCGGCCTCCGCCGCTGTGGCAAGAGTTGCCGTCTTCGTTGGACCAACTACCTCCGCCCTGACCTCAAAAGAGGTCTCCTAACTGAGGCTGAAGAACAGTTAGTCATTGATCTTCATGCTCGTCTTGGAAATAG GTGGTCGAAGATTGCATCAAGATTACCAGGAAGAACAGATAACGAGATCAAGAATCATTGGAAcacacacataaagaaaaagCTTCTTAAGATGGGAATTGATCCAGTCACACACGAACCTCTGATTATCATCAATAAAGATAATGATCAACTTAATAAACCTTCAAAAACAACAATCGAACCATCCCaacatgataataataataataataaaaacccTAATAACAACACCACCACCACTACTACTACTCATCATTCTCAAGAAAGTTCCGGTAGTACGGCCACGACGGAGGTGGAAAACTCGTCCGCTTCATCTCCGGCCGCGGCCGAAAACTCCACTACTTCCTCTGGAGATGAGGAGTCCCTTTGGTTGTTAGCTGatcataataataacaacaacagCCTTTCCAACGACGAGTCGTTTATGAACGATTTGTGGATAAACGACAATAACATAAAGTCTCCCCCGGAGCTGGTTGATCATGATGATTATACTAATTCATTAATGTTGTGGAACAATAATAGTAGTATAAATAGTTCTGATGATCATCTCTCgtgtccaccaccaccaccatcaagCTGTATTAATGGAGATATATTACCATCTTTTGAGGATACTTATTGCTCATCATCATGGCTTATGGACTGTCAAGACTTTGGGATTCAAGATTTTGGATTATTCGATTCTTCTTATTTTGATGATTTTGAGTTGAATAAAGCCCTCAATGCCATAGAAATGGGAGATAATTTGCACTAG